From a region of the Streptococcus ruminantium genome:
- a CDS encoding DUF2812 domain-containing protein: METKKEICFFFLPDFEKEERYLAEQHLQGWKLIQNKFGLLFIFEKCQPEHVVYRLDFKPKTQDNLEYLQLFKDYGWEYVGRCNHFSCFRKSKVLGEIELYSDRQSKFEMIGRIIGRQFLMALSLLILFTFLFYFLDMPAAIIGMATLAIPVLLYCLVGLLRLRQKYEEVG; encoded by the coding sequence ATGGAAACTAAGAAAGAAATTTGTTTCTTTTTCCTACCTGATTTTGAAAAGGAAGAAAGATATTTAGCTGAACAGCACCTTCAGGGCTGGAAGCTTATTCAAAATAAATTTGGCCTTTTATTTATCTTTGAAAAGTGTCAACCAGAACACGTAGTCTATCGGTTGGATTTCAAACCTAAAACTCAAGATAATCTTGAATATTTGCAGTTGTTCAAAGATTACGGCTGGGAGTATGTTGGTCGTTGTAACCATTTTTCCTGCTTTAGAAAGAGTAAGGTATTAGGGGAGATTGAACTTTATAGTGATCGTCAGAGCAAGTTTGAGATGATTGGTAGAATCATTGGCAGACAATTTCTAATGGCTTTATCCTTGCTTATCTTGTTTACCTTCCTATTCTATTTTTTGGATATGCCTGCGGCTATTATTGGTATGGCTACCCTTGCTATTCCGGTATTGCTGTATTGTTTGGTTGGTTTGCTGCGCTTGCGCCAGAAATATGAGGAGGTTGGATAA
- a CDS encoding histidine phosphatase family protein, whose translation MSEIRLYISRHGKTMFNTIGRVQGWCDTPLTQKGEEGIRELGLGLKEANIDFKLAVSSDLGRTVQTMTIALRELGELGKIPYYQDKRIREWCFGSFEGMYDAELFQGVLPRLKGTVDTSGMSFAEIATGIQEADTAGWTESWEVLSNRILAGFESIAQDLEKQGGGNALVVSHGMTIATLAHLLEPERGANVFLDNGSITVLKYEDGELKIEAFGDLSYRQRGAELIAQGK comes from the coding sequence ATGTCAGAAATAAGATTGTATATTTCGCGTCATGGAAAAACCATGTTCAACACTATTGGCCGTGTGCAAGGTTGGTGTGACACCCCTCTCACTCAAAAAGGAGAAGAAGGTATCCGTGAACTTGGTTTAGGTTTAAAAGAAGCAAACATTGATTTTAAGTTGGCAGTGTCTAGTGATTTGGGACGGACGGTACAAACCATGACAATCGCCCTTCGAGAATTAGGAGAACTAGGGAAAATTCCATATTATCAAGACAAACGAATTCGAGAGTGGTGTTTTGGCAGTTTTGAGGGAATGTATGATGCAGAACTTTTTCAAGGCGTTCTTCCGCGTTTGAAAGGAACAGTGGATACGAGTGGCATGTCTTTTGCGGAGATTGCAACAGGTATTCAAGAAGCGGATACTGCTGGTTGGACGGAATCTTGGGAAGTTTTGAGTAATCGAATTTTGGCAGGCTTCGAGTCCATTGCTCAAGATTTGGAAAAACAGGGTGGTGGTAATGCGCTCGTTGTCAGTCACGGTATGACCATCGCTACCCTGGCTCATCTCTTGGAACCTGAGCGTGGAGCTAATGTCTTTCTAGATAATGGTTCCATTACCGTTTTAAAATACGAAGATGGTGAATTGAAAATTGAAGCTTTCGGCGACTTGTCTTATCGTCAAAGAGGAGCTGAATTGATTGCACAGGGAAAATAG
- the mvk gene encoding mevalonate kinase, translating to MTAVGKSTGKIILMGEHSVVYGQPAIAMPFSAVEITARVTAQGDALSVTCDFYKGLVHKMPKIWEGLKHAIRFSLYRIGAPTDPAIHIEITSTIPAERGMGSSAAVAVAVARALFAYYKKELMDSELWDIVQSSEKIAHGNPSGIDAATTSGNSPIFFIKHQSIEPLHLHLHAYLVVADTGVTGNTLEAISDVAVLLKEKPEAIQLIDELGSLAKDAKEALAKDQAELLGRKMSRAHVLLQELGVSDPSLDQLVTLAQQAGALGAKLTGGGRGGCMIALARTIEDAQFIVQALSQAGARQTWIQYLGE from the coding sequence ATGACAGCAGTAGGAAAATCGACAGGAAAGATTATTTTAATGGGGGAGCATTCGGTGGTCTATGGACAGCCGGCTATTGCTATGCCTTTTTCTGCTGTGGAGATTACTGCAAGGGTCACTGCTCAAGGAGATGCTCTGAGCGTTACCTGTGACTTTTACAAGGGCCTGGTTCATAAGATGCCCAAAATTTGGGAAGGGCTTAAGCATGCCATTCGTTTTTCTCTCTACCGTATTGGAGCACCGACAGATCCGGCGATTCATATTGAAATCACCTCAACGATTCCAGCGGAGCGAGGAATGGGTTCCAGTGCAGCGGTAGCTGTTGCGGTTGCCCGTGCCCTCTTTGCTTATTATAAAAAAGAACTGATGGACAGCGAATTATGGGATATTGTCCAGTCGTCGGAAAAGATTGCGCATGGGAATCCCTCAGGCATTGATGCAGCAACAACTAGCGGAAACTCTCCTATCTTTTTTATCAAACATCAATCCATCGAGCCTCTCCATCTTCATCTCCACGCATACTTAGTTGTGGCGGATACGGGAGTGACTGGTAATACCCTAGAAGCAATTTCAGATGTCGCAGTTTTATTGAAGGAAAAGCCAGAGGCCATACAGTTGATTGACGAATTGGGGAGCTTAGCTAAAGATGCCAAAGAGGCTTTGGCCAAAGATCAAGCAGAGCTTCTAGGTAGAAAAATGAGTCGAGCCCATGTGCTTTTACAAGAATTAGGTGTGTCTGATCCCAGCCTGGATCAACTAGTGACTCTGGCTCAACAAGCAGGTGCGCTCGGTGCTAAATTAACAGGTGGTGGACGTGGCGGCTGTATGATTGCTCTTGCTAGGACAATAGAAGATGCTCAGTTTATTGTTCAAGCTTTGTCACAAGCAGGTGCACGCCAGACATGGATACAATATTTAGGAGAATAA
- the mvaD gene encoding diphosphomevalonate decarboxylase translates to MNQKIGIARAHTNIALIKYWGKRDKELFLPKNSSLSLTLAAFYTDTKVIFDTALTADEFYLNEKLQNEKEIFKISRFLDLFREYIGERTFARVESLNFVPTAAGLASSASAFAALALATTTALGINLSPAQLSTFARRGSGSSTRSLFGGFVEWDMGTSSEDSMAHPIDDADWDIGMLVLAVDTGPKKIASREGMEHTVASSPFYQAWVETARSDLEDIKKAIASRDFEKVGQITEHNGMKMHATTLSANPPFTYWSADSLLAQEAVRQVREERGLSAYMTMDAGPNVKVLCRASQMDELVEALSHVFPKEKIITSLPGPAAHVLTEKAWQASQATFKKGF, encoded by the coding sequence ATGAATCAGAAAATCGGTATCGCCCGTGCCCATACCAACATTGCTTTGATAAAATATTGGGGTAAACGAGACAAGGAATTGTTTCTTCCCAAGAATTCAAGCTTGTCCCTGACTCTGGCTGCCTTTTATACAGATACCAAAGTTATCTTTGATACAGCATTGACAGCAGATGAGTTTTATCTCAATGAAAAATTACAAAATGAAAAAGAAATTTTTAAAATTTCTCGATTTTTGGATTTGTTTCGCGAATATATAGGTGAGAGGACTTTTGCCCGAGTGGAGAGTCTGAATTTTGTTCCAACAGCAGCAGGTTTAGCTAGCTCAGCATCAGCTTTTGCGGCTTTAGCATTGGCGACTACCACAGCCTTAGGCATCAATTTGTCACCTGCCCAGCTCTCAACCTTTGCCCGTAGAGGCTCAGGGTCTAGCACCCGTAGCTTGTTTGGTGGATTTGTTGAATGGGATATGGGAACAAGTTCAGAAGATTCTATGGCTCATCCGATTGATGATGCAGATTGGGATATTGGTATGTTGGTACTTGCTGTTGATACTGGTCCTAAAAAAATTGCTAGCCGAGAAGGAATGGAGCATACGGTAGCTAGTTCTCCCTTTTATCAAGCTTGGGTGGAGACGGCCCGGTCTGACCTAGAAGATATAAAAAAGGCTATTGCATCCCGAGATTTTGAGAAAGTTGGTCAAATTACAGAGCATAATGGCATGAAGATGCATGCCACAACCCTATCTGCCAACCCACCTTTTACCTATTGGTCAGCCGACAGTCTGCTTGCCCAAGAAGCTGTCCGTCAGGTCCGTGAGGAAAGAGGACTATCCGCCTATATGACTATGGATGCCGGGCCTAACGTCAAAGTTCTCTGTCGAGCAAGTCAGATGGATGAGTTGGTGGAAGCTCTGTCTCATGTATTTCCTAAAGAAAAAATCATTACCAGCTTACCAGGTCCTGCTGCTCATGTCTTGACGGAGAAAGCTTGGCAGGCTTCCCAAGCCACATTTAAAAAAGGATTCTAG
- a CDS encoding MATE family efflux transporter, translated as MKKQTYKEILTIALPSMAENILQTSMGMADSYLVAILGTVALSGVALANNILAVYQAVFIALAAAVSSCLARTVGQNKLEEVGRVIGESLKVTLFISLLLGLLSILAGPSLLAILGADLEVGRTGGLYLILVGGGIVFLALSTTLSAILRSLGQPRLPMYIGLLTNLLNILLSAVSVFIFHAGVAGVAIGTILSRLLACLLLWMRLPVFPTDWTWSIDRTLLELALPATSERLMMRAGDVMVVSLITSLGTTVLAGNAIGETLTQFNYMPALGVATATLILVARHREDKETIHHIYRTSLSLALVLMFLIAGLIYLVGPSLIGFYTKNSQVSLVSQTVLLYSFLGVPFTAGTLILTALWQGLGNARLPFYSTSCGMWLIRIGIAYILMTVFQIGFHAIWIGTNLDNAFRAGFLYFRYRRKNR; from the coding sequence ATGAAAAAACAAACCTACAAAGAAATTTTAACGATTGCCTTGCCGAGTATGGCTGAAAATATTCTTCAGACATCTATGGGAATGGCAGATTCCTATCTGGTCGCTATTTTAGGGACAGTTGCTTTATCAGGAGTTGCTCTTGCCAATAATATTCTTGCTGTTTATCAAGCGGTTTTTATTGCCCTAGCAGCGGCTGTGTCCTCTTGCTTGGCTCGGACTGTGGGGCAAAATAAGCTGGAAGAGGTCGGACGTGTTATTGGCGAGAGTTTGAAGGTGACACTATTTATCAGCCTTTTGCTAGGTCTTCTGTCAATTCTTGCTGGTCCCAGTCTGCTTGCAATCTTGGGAGCAGATCTTGAGGTGGGACGGACTGGCGGTCTTTACTTGATATTGGTCGGTGGAGGCATTGTTTTCCTTGCCTTGTCAACCACTCTTAGTGCTATTCTGCGGTCGTTAGGTCAACCTCGCCTGCCTATGTATATTGGTTTGTTGACGAATCTTCTTAATATTCTCCTATCGGCTGTCTCAGTTTTTATTTTCCATGCAGGTGTAGCAGGAGTTGCTATTGGGACAATTCTATCACGATTGCTTGCCTGTTTACTTCTTTGGATGCGGTTGCCAGTCTTTCCAACAGACTGGACCTGGTCCATAGATAGAACATTACTAGAACTTGCCTTACCTGCAACCAGTGAACGCTTGATGATGCGAGCAGGAGATGTGATGGTTGTGTCTCTCATCACCAGCTTGGGAACAACTGTTTTAGCGGGAAATGCTATTGGAGAAACCTTGACTCAATTTAATTATATGCCTGCTTTGGGGGTTGCTACTGCAACTCTTATCTTGGTAGCCCGGCACAGAGAGGACAAAGAGACGATTCATCATATTTATCGAACCAGTCTCAGTCTAGCCCTTGTTTTAATGTTTTTAATAGCTGGGTTAATTTACCTAGTCGGTCCCTCTTTGATTGGATTTTATACCAAGAATAGTCAGGTTAGTCTAGTTAGCCAAACGGTCTTATTATATTCCTTTCTGGGAGTTCCTTTCACTGCAGGCACTCTTATTTTAACTGCTCTTTGGCAAGGTCTTGGAAATGCACGTCTTCCTTTTTATTCAACTAGCTGTGGAATGTGGTTGATCAGAATTGGTATAGCTTATATCTTAATGACAGTTTTTCAGATTGGATTTCATGCCATCTGGATAGGGACCAATTTAGATAATGCTTTTCGAGCAGGATTTTTATATTTTCGATATAGGCGAAAAAATAGATAA
- a CDS encoding trypsin-like serine peptidase — protein MSKKVAAIVAFLLFCVSCRAPVTIVTASVREPLTNEERLVAPHHLIYPLTIDKSENGSMRCTGTYIGNNHFLTAGHCMTDRNGRINSTKSATVETNADSHTVAFKMYKKTIFHKKPFKPMQNYAGFHDFKNDVGLIKVTEPSSIPLDTSTTSLTVHKNLQSLVGKTVSTIGYSRYFKGDMTKTQGTVLNVEEDGTLTVDFYIAEQNSGSPVYYNGKMIGIVTGAANVTDCQDVPMCSKATITPFTMDMKSKLFDRNGISVSVAE, from the coding sequence ATGTCCAAAAAAGTAGCAGCTATTGTTGCATTTCTATTATTTTGCGTTTCATGTAGAGCCCCTGTTACGATCGTGACTGCATCTGTACGGGAACCACTTACGAATGAAGAAAGACTTGTTGCTCCTCATCATTTAATCTATCCATTAACCATTGATAAGTCAGAAAATGGATCAATGAGATGTACAGGAACCTACATTGGAAATAATCACTTCTTAACTGCAGGTCACTGTATGACAGATCGCAATGGTCGCATCAATTCAACAAAAAGCGCCACTGTGGAAACAAACGCTGATAGCCACACTGTAGCTTTCAAGATGTATAAAAAAACGATTTTCCATAAAAAGCCATTCAAACCAATGCAGAATTATGCAGGTTTCCATGATTTTAAGAATGATGTTGGACTAATCAAAGTGACAGAACCTAGCTCTATCCCTCTTGATACAAGCACTACTTCTCTCACTGTTCATAAGAATTTACAGTCTCTTGTCGGCAAAACAGTCAGTACCATAGGTTACTCACGTTATTTTAAAGGAGACATGACTAAGACTCAAGGAACTGTACTGAATGTAGAAGAGGACGGAACTTTAACCGTTGATTTTTATATTGCTGAACAAAATTCTGGATCTCCCGTTTACTACAATGGTAAAATGATCGGCATTGTTACGGGTGCTGCAAACGTAACAGATTGTCAAGACGTACCGATGTGTAGCAAGGCAACAATCACTCCATTCACGATGGATATGAAGTCTAAACTATTTGATCGAAACGGAATCTCTGTTTCTGTTGCTGAGTAG
- a CDS encoding phosphomevalonate kinase — protein sequence MRAQVSVPGKLFLAGEYAVVEAGYPAIIAAVNQYLTVSVEEAMQGTIHSSQQPDVYLAWNRQDQKIHVQGDNPYQLITMAVQVTEAYLYTKGVACQGFYALDIQSELDNQSSGTKYGLGSSGAVTVATVKAILAYYGYRPDKLLVYKLAALTQAKLGMKGSFGDLAASSFGGLVAYHSLDRSWLFKKMAELSVVDLVELDWKDLSICPIYLPKELDLVVGWTGSAASTDHLISQMEDQKNQTEKEAIYSRFLVASKECVEQFIFACQTENQALVCQAITENRKLLREFSTSMGLVIETPKLSQLCNLAQAYGAVAKSSGAGGGDCGISLVNSQKQKAAIEEAWRQVGIFPLPLRISNEE from the coding sequence ATGAGAGCTCAAGTAAGTGTACCGGGCAAGCTCTTTCTGGCCGGAGAGTATGCAGTAGTGGAGGCAGGTTACCCAGCTATTATTGCAGCGGTTAATCAATACCTGACTGTCAGTGTTGAAGAAGCAATGCAAGGGACGATTCATTCTAGCCAGCAGCCAGATGTCTATCTGGCTTGGAATCGTCAGGATCAGAAAATCCATGTCCAAGGAGATAATCCCTACCAACTAATTACGATGGCTGTTCAAGTAACGGAGGCCTATCTGTACACTAAAGGAGTCGCTTGTCAAGGTTTTTACGCCCTGGATATACAGTCTGAGCTAGATAACCAAAGCTCAGGCACCAAATACGGTCTAGGTTCATCCGGTGCAGTAACGGTAGCAACAGTCAAGGCAATCCTTGCCTATTATGGCTATAGACCAGATAAGCTCCTAGTTTATAAATTAGCAGCTCTAACTCAAGCTAAATTAGGAATGAAAGGATCCTTTGGGGATTTGGCAGCTTCAAGCTTTGGTGGCTTGGTTGCCTATCATTCTTTGGATCGTTCGTGGCTTTTTAAGAAAATGGCAGAGCTATCCGTGGTAGATTTGGTTGAGCTAGACTGGAAAGATCTATCTATTTGCCCTATTTATCTACCTAAGGAGTTGGACCTTGTAGTAGGCTGGACAGGTTCGGCTGCCTCGACAGACCATCTGATTTCGCAGATGGAAGACCAAAAGAATCAAACTGAAAAAGAAGCTATTTATAGTCGGTTTTTGGTCGCTTCTAAGGAATGCGTTGAACAGTTTATTTTTGCCTGTCAGACAGAAAATCAAGCACTTGTTTGTCAGGCGATAACAGAGAACCGTAAGTTGCTACGAGAATTTTCTACAAGTATGGGATTGGTGATTGAAACACCTAAACTAAGCCAACTATGTAACTTGGCTCAAGCTTATGGGGCGGTAGCCAAATCATCAGGTGCAGGCGGTGGCGATTGTGGCATTAGCTTGGTGAATAGTCAGAAACAAAAAGCAGCAATAGAGGAAGCTTGGCGACAAGTCGGTATTTTTCCACTCCCTCTAAGAATTTCAAATGAAGAATAA
- a CDS encoding PadR family transcriptional regulator translates to MNDKLKRIYVPMTETAFYILFHLQKERHGYDIAQQTKAITAGQVVISPGTMYGTLFKMEKDGLIDFVREEDKRKLYRITEVGQEILEIELVRIERLYRNSKGRDYGN, encoded by the coding sequence ATGAATGATAAACTAAAGCGAATCTATGTTCCTATGACAGAAACAGCCTTTTATATCCTCTTTCATTTGCAGAAAGAGCGACATGGTTATGACATTGCCCAACAGACAAAGGCTATAACAGCAGGTCAAGTTGTCATTAGTCCAGGAACTATGTATGGTACTCTTTTCAAAATGGAAAAGGATGGCTTGATTGATTTTGTACGAGAAGAAGACAAGCGAAAGTTGTATCGGATAACAGAAGTAGGGCAGGAGATTTTGGAAATAGAATTGGTCAGAATTGAACGCCTCTATCGCAATAGCAAGGGGAGAGACTATGGAAACTAA
- the fni gene encoding type 2 isopentenyl-diphosphate Delta-isomerase has product MFYLEKFGANRKDQHLGLAHQQYSSQPATDFTETLFVHHSLPQTKVDEVDISTRVVGLDFQFPFFINAMTGGSKKTGDINRLLGIMGHFGKIALASGSVSAAIKDPSVAKTFSVMRRENPYGIIFANLGAHHDVDDAKRAVDLLEANAIQIHVNAPQEIIMPEGDRDFSMWLKNIEALVRELKVPVIAKEVGFGMSRETVAQLASVGVETIDVSGTGGTNFAKIENVRRTFNDYDYLEDWGQSTVISLVEAMSVSEKERPALIASGGIKTPLDIVKSLALGADLVGMSNRFLQYVKDVRGNRFDEGLQAISSFQRQIAEIMTMLGAKNIADLRKKDLILAPNVQNWCEARGIDWKAYANRSRN; this is encoded by the coding sequence ATGTTTTATTTAGAAAAATTTGGTGCCAATCGCAAGGATCAGCATCTTGGCCTAGCCCATCAACAATATAGTTCTCAACCAGCCACGGATTTTACGGAAACCTTATTTGTCCATCATTCTTTACCACAGACAAAGGTGGATGAGGTGGATATTTCGACCCGTGTCGTTGGTTTGGATTTCCAATTTCCATTTTTCATCAATGCGATGACAGGTGGTAGTAAAAAAACGGGAGATATTAACCGCCTTTTGGGGATTATGGGACATTTTGGAAAGATCGCCCTTGCTTCTGGGTCGGTTAGTGCAGCCATTAAGGATCCGTCTGTTGCCAAGACCTTTTCGGTCATGCGTCGAGAAAATCCCTACGGCATCATTTTTGCTAATCTCGGTGCCCACCATGATGTGGATGATGCCAAACGAGCGGTCGATTTACTAGAGGCCAATGCGATTCAAATTCATGTCAATGCTCCGCAAGAGATTATAATGCCGGAGGGAGACCGTGATTTTAGTATGTGGTTGAAAAATATCGAAGCCTTGGTGCGTGAGTTGAAAGTGCCAGTTATTGCAAAAGAGGTTGGTTTTGGTATGAGTCGAGAAACAGTTGCTCAACTGGCTTCTGTCGGGGTTGAAACGATTGATGTTTCCGGAACTGGCGGTACCAATTTTGCCAAGATTGAAAATGTTCGTCGAACGTTCAATGATTACGATTATTTGGAAGATTGGGGGCAGTCAACGGTTATTTCCTTGGTGGAGGCTATGAGTGTTTCTGAAAAAGAGCGTCCAGCTTTGATTGCTTCAGGTGGAATAAAAACGCCTTTAGATATTGTTAAGTCCTTGGCTCTGGGAGCAGATTTGGTCGGTATGTCCAATCGCTTCCTCCAATATGTTAAAGATGTCAGAGGTAATCGCTTTGATGAAGGCTTGCAGGCAATCTCTTCTTTCCAGCGGCAGATAGCTGAAATTATGACCATGTTGGGGGCTAAAAATATTGCAGACCTCCGTAAGAAAGATTTGATTCTAGCACCGAATGTGCAAAACTGGTGTGAGGCACGTGGCATTGATTGGAAAGCTTATGCCAACCGATCACGGAATTAA
- a CDS encoding energy-coupling factor transporter transmembrane component T — protein MKLDARTKIILVIFASFTYSMRLTILVNTLLVLGFSLLFWFSGKKKIAVISPITYISLWNLSYLPFLPAWLAHLLVVLTYIWPPLLAGHLLLMTTSSYELIHGLRKWHLPEVFLLTLGVMFRFLPAIKQDARIIHASLRSRGIFLRKRDIFYRPHQYLEYFFVPLMMSLLRTAQELTIASLTKGLAMSRKPHEFVTSSWTVLDWSLCLCCLGFLILVRL, from the coding sequence ATGAAACTAGATGCTCGTACCAAAATCATATTGGTCATTTTTGCTAGTTTTACCTATAGTATGCGTTTGACCATCTTAGTAAATACCTTGCTGGTCCTTGGATTTAGCCTACTTTTCTGGTTTTCAGGAAAGAAAAAAATAGCAGTTATCAGTCCAATAACTTATATTAGCTTGTGGAATCTATCCTATCTACCTTTTTTACCAGCTTGGTTGGCGCACTTGTTGGTGGTATTGACATATATATGGCCTCCCCTCTTAGCCGGTCATCTGCTTTTGATGACCACCAGTAGTTATGAACTTATCCATGGCTTACGAAAGTGGCATTTGCCTGAGGTTTTTCTTTTAACACTAGGAGTCATGTTTCGTTTTCTACCAGCCATTAAGCAAGATGCTCGTATCATTCATGCTTCCTTGAGGAGTAGGGGAATTTTTTTGCGAAAAAGGGATATTTTTTACCGTCCCCATCAATACCTAGAATACTTCTTTGTCCCTTTGATGATGTCACTGTTGCGAACGGCTCAGGAACTTACTATAGCCAGTCTTACCAAAGGTTTGGCGATGTCTAGAAAGCCACACGAGTTTGTCACATCATCTTGGACTGTGCTAGATTGGAGTCTTTGCCTATGTTGTCTCGGTTTTCTTATTCTTGTCCGGCTCTAA
- a CDS encoding ABC transporter ATP-binding protein — MLSRFSYSCPALTVRNLELTYPGSCKSALSISELTIPKGECVVLCGQSGSGKSSFLKVLNGLVPEYSPATLSGQITLNQTPLGQLGVEELSYHVASVFQNPSTQFFHSHVLQELVFPCENQGMARADIEKRLAWVNRLFQLESFYTRKISSLSGGQQQRLALAVAAMQGADLLVLDEPTANLDKAGIAMVQEALQALKEQGKTIMIAEHRLSYLNQLADRYLYFHDGCLALDMRGEEFLSQSDEERQKRGLRRLMPTTFRWETPIQSSQSRSVGIGLSIQQLSVRQGQKELFYIEQLEMTAGQIVGLIGPNGSGKTSLARYLVGLLEEKSSTIKWQGQALTAHQRLEKTSLVMQDVRLQLFAESVDRELMLGKKVRSIDENLVTRFGLVDLLDRHPVSLSGGEQQRVMLVASLLADKDIFIFDEPTSGLDLKQMEQVAQALLDLKKENTLVLLISHDEELLELVCDKIVDIKQLKSR, encoded by the coding sequence ATGTTGTCTCGGTTTTCTTATTCTTGTCCGGCTCTAACTGTGAGGAATCTGGAATTGACCTATCCAGGTTCTTGCAAATCTGCTCTGTCTATTTCTGAATTGACCATTCCAAAAGGAGAATGTGTTGTCTTATGTGGTCAGAGCGGATCTGGGAAGTCCAGTTTTCTAAAAGTGCTGAATGGTTTGGTACCTGAATATTCTCCAGCAACCCTGTCCGGTCAAATCACCTTAAACCAAACTCCGCTCGGTCAATTGGGAGTGGAAGAACTCTCCTATCATGTGGCTTCGGTTTTTCAAAATCCTTCTACTCAGTTCTTTCATAGTCATGTCCTTCAGGAGTTGGTGTTTCCCTGTGAAAATCAGGGGATGGCTAGGGCAGATATTGAGAAGCGATTGGCTTGGGTCAATCGCCTATTTCAGCTAGAATCTTTTTATACCCGAAAAATTTCTAGCCTATCGGGTGGTCAACAGCAGCGTTTAGCCTTGGCTGTCGCAGCTATGCAAGGGGCGGATTTATTGGTTTTAGATGAGCCGACCGCCAATCTGGATAAAGCAGGCATCGCCATGGTTCAGGAAGCCTTACAGGCATTGAAAGAGCAAGGAAAAACGATTATGATTGCGGAGCATCGATTGTCCTATTTGAACCAATTAGCGGATCGCTATTTGTATTTTCATGATGGTTGCTTGGCTTTGGATATGAGGGGAGAGGAGTTTCTGTCCCAGTCAGATGAAGAGAGACAGAAACGCGGATTACGTCGTCTTATGCCAACTACTTTTCGTTGGGAGACACCAATACAGTCTAGTCAGAGTCGTTCAGTGGGCATTGGCTTGTCCATCCAGCAATTATCTGTCCGACAAGGACAAAAAGAGTTATTCTACATTGAACAGTTGGAGATGACTGCAGGTCAGATAGTTGGTTTGATCGGCCCAAATGGTTCGGGGAAAACGAGCTTGGCTCGTTATCTGGTTGGGCTCCTTGAAGAGAAATCATCTACGATTAAGTGGCAGGGTCAAGCCTTAACCGCTCACCAAAGGTTGGAGAAGACATCCTTGGTCATGCAGGATGTTCGACTTCAGCTTTTTGCAGAAAGCGTAGACCGAGAGCTTATGCTCGGAAAGAAGGTCCGGTCTATTGATGAAAACTTGGTGACTCGATTTGGTTTGGTTGATTTGCTGGATAGACACCCAGTAAGTTTATCAGGTGGTGAGCAGCAACGAGTTATGTTAGTTGCCAGCTTATTGGCGGATAAAGATATTTTTATTTTTGATGAACCAACCAGTGGATTGGATTTAAAACAGATGGAACAAGTAGCTCAGGCCTTGTTGGACTTGAAAAAAGAAAATACGCTGGTCTTGCTTATTTCTCATGATGAGGAATTATTGGAGTTAGTTTGTGATAAAATAGTGGATATTAAACAGTTGAAGTCTAGATAA
- a CDS encoding MptD family putative ECF transporter S component, which produces MNKLKVKDLMVTGAFSALYFVCVGLGTLLSLVFDQTGNMMYAPAGAALLAGPVYMLLVAKVNKFGAISLVGAVMATFFFLSGYMTAAFLPSLTFGLLAELVAKCGHYKQRWSNLLSYIIFSFGNLGPIFLMWFMREAYEANLLARGKSAEYVARVMLDFTPANALWLSTTIVLTAVVGGLFGQYLLQRYFKQSGLVS; this is translated from the coding sequence ATGAACAAGTTAAAAGTAAAAGATTTGATGGTAACAGGGGCATTTTCCGCCCTCTACTTTGTTTGTGTTGGTTTAGGAACCTTGCTAAGTCTAGTTTTTGACCAAACAGGTAATATGATGTATGCTCCTGCTGGAGCTGCCCTTTTGGCGGGGCCAGTCTATATGTTATTGGTAGCTAAGGTTAATAAGTTTGGAGCCATTAGTTTGGTCGGAGCTGTAATGGCAACCTTTTTCTTCCTGTCTGGCTATATGACTGCTGCTTTTTTACCTAGTTTGACTTTTGGTTTACTAGCTGAATTGGTGGCAAAATGCGGACACTACAAACAGAGATGGAGCAACCTTCTAAGCTATATCATTTTCTCCTTTGGTAATTTAGGTCCGATTTTTCTCATGTGGTTTATGAGAGAAGCTTATGAGGCCAATCTCTTAGCACGTGGGAAATCTGCTGAGTATGTGGCCCGTGTGATGTTAGATTTTACCCCGGCAAATGCCCTCTGGTTATCCACTACGATTGTTTTAACTGCGGTTGTTGGTGGTCTATTCGGTCAGTATCTCCTCCAACGCTATTTCAAGCAATCAGGTCTGGTATCATGA